The Kribbella sp. NBC_00662 nucleotide sequence CCTGCCTGGTACGTCGTGCCGCCCGGTCGACGACCGAACTCACCATCGCGGCGACCAGGATGAAGATCACCAGCGCCAACGCATTGTTGAGCTCGGCGATCGTGAACGTCCGCTTCGGCGGGGTGAAGAACCAGTTGAGCACCAGCGACCCGCCGACCGCGGTCACCATCGCCGGCCACATCCCGCCGACGAGCGCGACCACAACCACCGCGAGCAGGAACGCCAGCACGTTGCTGGTCAGGTTGAGCGTGTCGCCGCCCAACCCGAGCACCAGCGCGAGCACCGGCGGCAGCACGATCGACAGCACGAAGCCCTGGATCTTCCGGCGCCGGGACAGACTTCCCCGCAACCGCGGCAACCGGCCGCGACCCATCAACGAGTGCGTGACGATGTGTACGTCGATATCGCCGGAGTCGCGGATCGTGGTGGCGCCGATCCCCGGCCCGGTGAACAGCGAGCCGATCCGCGAACGGCGACTGCCGCCGAGCACCAACTGGGTGGCGTTCTCGGCCTTCGCGAATGTCAGCAGGGCGGACGGGATGTCGTCGCCGACCACCTGGTGATAGGTCCCGCCGAGCTTCTCGACCAGGTTGCGCTGCTCGGCGAGCTTGCTCGGGTTCGCCCCGGTCAGGCCGTCGGAGCGCGCGACATGGACGGCGAGCAGGTCGCCTCCGGAGGATCGCGCGGCGATCCGGGCAGCGCGCCGGATCAGGGTCTCGCCCTCGGGACCGCCGGTCAGCGCGACCACGACCCGCTCCCGGGCCTCCCAGGTCGAGTCGATGTCGTGTTCCTGGCGGTACTGCTGCAGGCCCGCGTCGACCCGGTCGGCCAGCCAGAGCAGCGCCAGCTCACGTAGGGCGGACAGGTTGCCGACCCGGAAGTAGTTGCCCAGGGCAGCGTCGATCTTGTCCGCGGCGTACACGTTGCCGTGAGCCATCCGCCGGCGCAGCGCCTCCGGCGTCATGTCGACGAGCTCGATCTGGTCCGCGGCCCGGACCACCCGGTCCGGGACCGTCTCCTGCTGCGGTACGCCGGTGATCTTCTCGACCACGTCGTTGATCGACTCGAGGTGCTGGATGTTGACCGCCGAGATCACGTCGATCCCGGCGACCAGCAACTCCTCGATGTCCTGCCAGCGCTTCTCGTTCCGGCTGCCCGGGACGTTGGTGTGCGCCAGCTCGTCGACCAGCGCGACCTCCGGGCGGCGGGCCAGTACCGCGTCGATGTCCAGCTCGGTGAAGCTCGCGCCGCGGTAGTCGATGATCCGCCGCGGGATCACCTCGAGCCCGGTGAGCATCTCCGCGGTGTGCTGACGGCCGTGGGTCTCGACGAACCCGACCACCACGTCGGTCCCCCGGGCGAGGCGCCGTTGCCCCTCGCCCAGCATCTTGTACGTCTTCCCGACACCAGGCGCGGCACCCAGGTAGATCCGCAGATGCCCCCGGCCGTTCTTGCTCATACCTCCATGCTCTCAGTTCAGCCCAGCGCAGCCAGTGCGTTGTTGAGCGTGACAACGTTGACGACCGGCTCGCCGAGGAAGCCCAGCGTGCGGCCCTTCGTGTTGTCCTTCACCAGCTGCTGGACCTTCTCCACCGGCAGTCTCCGCTCACGGGCGACCCGGTTGACCTGCAGAGCGGCGTACGCCGGGCTGATGTCCGGGTCGAGGCCGCTGCCGCTCGCGGTGACCGCGTCCGGCGGTACCTGCGACGGGTCGACGCCCTCGAGCTTGGCGACGTCCTGCCGGCGCTGTTCGACCAGCTTGACCAGGTCCGGGTTGTTCGGCCCGTACTGCGAGGCCGCGCTGCCCATCCCGTCGTAGTCGACCGCGGACGGCCGGGTCTGGAACCACTTCGGGTCCGCGACCATGATCGCCTTGCCGTCGGCATCCTTCTTGCCGGAGTCCATCGTGTACGCCTGGCCGATCAGGTCGGAGGCGACGTCCTTGCCGTTGACCTTGACGATCGACCCGTTCGCGTTGCTGTGGAAGACGGCCTGCGCGACCCCGGTCATCACCAGCGGGTAGACGATCCCGAGGATCGCCGTGAACACGAGCAGCGCCCGTAGCGCCACCCCGAACTGCCGGACCGAGCCGGGCAGATTGCTTGCCATGGACAACTAGCCTTTCAGCGGAGACCGGGGATCAAGGAGATCACCAGGTCCAGGAGTTTGATTCCGACGAACGGGCTGATCAGACCGCCGACGCCGTAGATCAGCAGGTTCCGGCGCAACATCGCCGAGGCCGACGACGGCTTGTACCGGACCCCGCGCAGCGCCAGCGGCACCAGCGCGACGATCACCAGCGCGTTGAACACGATGGCCGACACGATCGCCGACTCCGGCGAGTGCAGCCCCATGATGTTGAGCTTGTCCAGTCCCGGGTACGCCGAGGCGAACAGCGCCGGCAGGATCGCGAAGTACTTGGCCACGTCGTTCGCGATCGAGAACGTGGTCAGCGATCCGCGGGTGATCAGCAACTGCTTGCCGATCTCGACGATCTCGATCAGCTTGGTCGGGTTCGAGTCGAGGTCGACCATGTTGCCGGCCTCTTTCGCGGCCGAGGTGCCGGAGTTCATCGCCACGCCGACATCGGCCTGGGCCAGCGCCGGCGCGTCGTTGGTGCCGTCACCGGTCATCGCGACCAGCCGGCCGCCCTCCTGCTCCCTCTTGATCAGCGCCATCTTGTCCTCGGGCGTCGCCTCGGCCAGGAAGTCGTCGACCCCGGCCTCCTCGGCGATCGCCTTCGCGGTCAGCTGGTTGTCACCGGTGATCATCACGGTCCGGATGCCCATCGCGCGCATCTGGTCGAACCGCTCCCGCATGCCTTCCTTGACCACGTCCTTGAGGTGGATGACACCGAGCGGACGAGCCTTGCCGTTGATGCTCTCGGCAACGACCAGCGGCGTACCACCGGAGGCCGAGATACCGTCGACGATCTCGCCGAGTTGGGTGTCGATCGTGCCGCCGCGCTGGTTGATCCAGGCGTTGACCGCTCCGGCCGCACCCTTGCGGATCTGCCGGTCATCGACGTCGACGCCGCTCATCCGGGTCTGCGCGGTGAACTCCACGAAGGTTGCGTGCGGCAACTCTCCGGTGTGACGCTCACGCAGTCCGTATCCGGTCTTCGCCAGTACGACGATCGACCGGCCTTCCGGCGTCTCGTCGGCGAGGCTGGACAGCTGTGCCGCGTCGGCGAGCTCGGTGTCGGTGACACCCTTGACCGGGATGAACTCCGCGGCCTGCCGGTTGCCCAGCGTGATGGTGCCGGTCTTGTCCAGCAGCAGCGTGTTCACGTCGCCGGCAGCCTCGACCGCACGGCCGGACATCGCCAGTACGTTGCGCTGCACCAGCCGGTCCATGCCGGCGATACCGATCGCCGACAGCAGCGCGCCGATCGTGGTCGGGATCAGGCAGACCAGCAGGGCCACCAGGATCACGATGTTCAGATCGACGTGCGCGTAGTTCGCGAAGGTCGGCAGCGTCACGGTCGCGATCAGGAACACGATCGTCAGGCTGGCCAGCAGGATGTTCAGGGCGATCTCGTTGGGCGTCTTCTGCCGCGACGCGCCCTCGACCAGCGCGATCATCCGGTCGATGAAGCTCTCACCGGGCTTGGTGGTGATCTTCACGACGATCCGGTCCGACAGCACCTTGGTGCCACCGGTAACAGCGCTCCGGTCACCACCGGACTCACGGATGACCGGGGCCGACTCGCCGGTGATCGCCGACTCGTCGACACTCGCGACACCCTCGACGACGTCACCGTCGCCCGGGATGATCTGCCCGGCCTCGACGACCACGAGGTCGCCGAGCTTCAGCTGGGTCGCGGGGACCTCCTCCTCGCGGTCGCCGATCAACCGGCGGGCGGTCGTCTCGGTCTTGGCCCGGCGCAGCGTCTCGGCCTGGGCCTTGCCCCGGCCTTCCGCGACGGCCTCGGCCAGGTTGGCGAAGATCACGGTCAGCCAGAGCCAGACCACGATCCACCAGACGAAGACACTCGAGTCGGTGAAGGCGAAGATCGTCGACGCGACCGCACCCACCTCGACCACGAACATGACCGGGTTCTTCACCATCACCCGCGGGTCGAGCTTGCGCACCGCGTCCGGCAGGGCGGTGAGCAGCATCTTCGGGTCGAACAGGCCCGAAGATGCTCTCTTCGGGGGTGCCGCCGGCGTCGACGCGGGCGGTTTTACGAGCGTGGTCACAGTCCCTCCGCGAGGGGTCCAAGAGTCAGTGCAGGGAAGTAGGTCAGGCCGGTCACGATCAGGACGGTGCCGACGAGCAGCGTCACGAACAGGGCCTTGTGGGTGGGCAGCGTGCCCTGGGTCACCGGTACCGGCTGCTGCTGGGCGAGCGAACCGGCCAGCGCGAGCGCGAACACGATCGGGACGAACCGGCCGAGCAGCATCACCAGCCCGAGAGCGGTGTTGTAGAACGGGATGTTCGCGCTCAGACCGCCGAACGCGCTGCCGTTGTTGTTACCGGCCGAGGTGAACGCGTACAGCACTTCGGAGAACCCGTGTGGGCTGTCGGTGTTGAAGATC carries:
- a CDS encoding DUF4118 domain-containing protein — protein: MSKNGRGHLRIYLGAAPGVGKTYKMLGEGQRRLARGTDVVVGFVETHGRQHTAEMLTGLEVIPRRIIDYRGASFTELDIDAVLARRPEVALVDELAHTNVPGSRNEKRWQDIEELLVAGIDVISAVNIQHLESINDVVEKITGVPQQETVPDRVVRAADQIELVDMTPEALRRRMAHGNVYAADKIDAALGNYFRVGNLSALRELALLWLADRVDAGLQQYRQEHDIDSTWEARERVVVALTGGPEGETLIRRAARIAARSSGGDLLAVHVARSDGLTGANPSKLAEQRNLVEKLGGTYHQVVGDDIPSALLTFAKAENATQLVLGGSRRSRIGSLFTGPGIGATTIRDSGDIDVHIVTHSLMGRGRLPRLRGSLSRRRKIQGFVLSIVLPPVLALVLGLGGDTLNLTSNVLAFLLAVVVVALVGGMWPAMVTAVGGSLVLNWFFTPPKRTFTIAELNNALALVIFILVAAMVSSVVDRAARRTRQAARAAAESETLATLAGSVLRGETALPALLERVREAFGMTGACLMERVDDDELTEIWRPVASAGSLTCTRPEEADAEIPARDDLVLVLQGHQLEADERRLVGAFAAHAAALVDRARLSEAAAEAKPLAEADKLRTALLRAVGHDLRSPLASAKASVTSLRSDDVEWTESERAELLETADESLDRLSRLVDNLLDLSRLQAGVLPVFTRPMALDEIMPGVLAELGDEADQVTVDIPHTLPLVEADPALLERVVANLLANAIRYSPPGRPPLITGSALGDIVEVRVIDRGPGIPREDRNRMFAPFQRLGDTDNTVGVGLGLALARGLAEAMHGTLLPEDTPGGGLTMVVTMPTAVLRPTDAPVPGTRERSEQE
- the kdpB gene encoding potassium-transporting ATPase subunit KdpB: MFDPKMLLTALPDAVRKLDPRVMVKNPVMFVVEVGAVASTIFAFTDSSVFVWWIVVWLWLTVIFANLAEAVAEGRGKAQAETLRRAKTETTARRLIGDREEEVPATQLKLGDLVVVEAGQIIPGDGDVVEGVASVDESAITGESAPVIRESGGDRSAVTGGTKVLSDRIVVKITTKPGESFIDRMIALVEGASRQKTPNEIALNILLASLTIVFLIATVTLPTFANYAHVDLNIVILVALLVCLIPTTIGALLSAIGIAGMDRLVQRNVLAMSGRAVEAAGDVNTLLLDKTGTITLGNRQAAEFIPVKGVTDTELADAAQLSSLADETPEGRSIVVLAKTGYGLRERHTGELPHATFVEFTAQTRMSGVDVDDRQIRKGAAGAVNAWINQRGGTIDTQLGEIVDGISASGGTPLVVAESINGKARPLGVIHLKDVVKEGMRERFDQMRAMGIRTVMITGDNQLTAKAIAEEAGVDDFLAEATPEDKMALIKREQEGGRLVAMTGDGTNDAPALAQADVGVAMNSGTSAAKEAGNMVDLDSNPTKLIEIVEIGKQLLITRGSLTTFSIANDVAKYFAILPALFASAYPGLDKLNIMGLHSPESAIVSAIVFNALVIVALVPLALRGVRYKPSSASAMLRRNLLIYGVGGLISPFVGIKLLDLVISLIPGLR
- the kdpC gene encoding K(+)-transporting ATPase subunit C — its product is MASNLPGSVRQFGVALRALLVFTAILGIVYPLVMTGVAQAVFHSNANGSIVKVNGKDVASDLIGQAYTMDSGKKDADGKAIMVADPKWFQTRPSAVDYDGMGSAASQYGPNNPDLVKLVEQRRQDVAKLEGVDPSQVPPDAVTASGSGLDPDISPAYAALQVNRVARERRLPVEKVQQLVKDNTKGRTLGFLGEPVVNVVTLNNALAALG